CGCCGTTGCGCTCCACCCCAGGCTATATGCTCGCGGCCCGACTGCGAGGGATGAGACAAACCAATTCCGTGAAAATATTTGGGTAAAGACAAGCGATGAATCCGCCGGGCTATTATCAAACCGTCCCGTCCGGGACGGATGCCAATAACCCACTCCCGCTGAACGCCGAAATCAGCTATTTTGGCGATTCACTGATCCGCGAAATTTCAAAAGCTGACAAGGAGAAGTACACGATGGCTGCAAAATGGCGCGTTGCCATTCTGGGGTTGGGGCATTGGTACTCGGCGTACAACCTGGCGCGGGCGCTGCCGGAATATCCAAAGGCGGAACTGGTTGCGGTGGCTTGGCACAATCGAGCGCAGCGGGAAGAATTCGCCAACACCTTTCGCATCGAAGCGCACGAAGATTACGAAAGCGTTCTACAACGCAAAGACATAGACATCGTGTTGATTGCGGCTCCGGTGAGCGAGATTCCGGAGTTGACGATTCGGGCGGCGCAAACAGGCAAGCACATTCTGCTGGGCAAGCCGATGGCGATGACGGTGGAGCAGGCTGACCAAATGGTCGAAGCGGTGGAGTCGGCAAAAGTTCTATGCATGCCGTTTCAGAGCCACAGGCGGTTGATTGCCAAAGAATGGAAAGCGCGGATTGAACGCGGCGAGATTGGCGAAATTGTGTTGCTGCATCAAACCTGCCGCTGGTCTATTGCCGAAGACTGGTTCCATTCCGGCCAGCCAGGATGGTTCGTTGATCCAAAACACGTGCCGGGCGGCGCGCTGATTGACGAAGGCATTTACTGGATAGATTTTTTCCGCTGGATGACCGGCAGCGAAATTATCCGCGTCGAAGCCAAAACGGCCAATCTGGTTCACAAAGACATCGAAGTCGAAGATTGGGGAATGGCGACGTTCACCTTTGCCAACGGCGTGATCGCTACGCTCGAAGGAGCCTGGACGATCAACTCGCCGCAAATTACCAAACCTTCGCCGAAGCACAACGCCGTGCTGCGTACGGAAATTATCGGCACGCGAGGCGAAATGATTCATACATGGTTTCGCGAGCCGGGATTGGCGGTGCTGGCTGCGGGCGCGAAGGAGTGGGTTTACGAACGGCAATCGCAGGAAATTCTGGCGCCTGCCATACCGCAACCGCTCGGCCATTTGATTGATTGCCTGGAAAGCGGTTCGCCGACGGTGTCCAACATTCGCGAAGCTCGCAATTCTTTCGTTGTCGCAATAGCCGCGTATGAATCCGCGCAAACAGGACGACCCGTTGAATTATCCTGGACGTAAAATGAACAGCATTTTTACCCCCCAAGATTTATCGGTTTATCACCAGCCAATCAGCGATCTGATTTCGATGCCCGAATCCGTTGAGGGCTGGCAACAATACAGTCTCAGTGATGAGCAGGTACGGTTCTTCCACGAAAACGGTTATGTGGCCGGCGTTCGGATTTTGAGTGATGAACAAGTTGAAGTGTTACGCGAACAGTTGGCCCAGTTGATGAATCCGGCCAGTTCGGGGTACGAGTTGTTTTACGAATATCATTCCAACGAATCGCTCGATCCGGCGAAGGTACTCTTTCACGCGTTGGGGGCTTGGCGCATCCAGCCGGGGTTTCACGACATTTTGTGGCATCCGGCGTTTGTGGTTCCGGCTTCGCAACTGTTTGGTGGAGCGGTGCGATTCTGGCACGACCAGTTGTTTTGCAAACCAGCGCGGCATGGCGGCGTGGTCGCCTGGCATCAGGATTACTCGTATTGGACTCGAACGACACCGCTACGGCATCTGACCTGCTGGATTGGCTTGGATGATTCGACGCGCGAAAACGGCTGCGTCAATTATGTTCCAGGCAGCCATCTGTGGCCGGATTTCCCGATCACAGGGCTGACGGGCGATATGGATTCGGTGCGCGATGTGTTGCCCGGAGAACTGAAGGCCAAGTTTCAGCCCGTCGCCATCGAGTTGAAAAAAGGCGAATGTTCGTTTCATCACGCGCGAACGATGCACGGTTCTTACGCCAATACAACGGATCAGCCGCGCCGAGCGACGGTGATCAATGTATTCCAAGATGGCGTGATGTCGAATTCCGACGAAGCGCCTCTTGAAGGCGTGCCGCCAATTCCCAAAGGCCAAAAGATGGACGGACAGTTCTTTCCATTGTTGTTCGATCCAGGCAAGTGAGTTCGCAGTTCGCAGTTTGAAGACTAATCTCTAAACTGCGAACTGCGAACCGCGAACTACTTCACGCGTTCAAGCGTCATTTCAAAAAACTTCCGCCAGGTTTTGCCGTCCATCGAAAACTCACCGACTTCAAACCACTGTCCAGCGTCGTTGAGTTTAATGGTGTATCTGATTTCGACATTGCGTTGCGGTTCGCGAAATCCCCAGACAAGCGTGTTGGCATCAACCGTCATTTCCGCGTCAACAAAATTGCCGTCGGCGCGATAGGCTCGGAACAGATATTTCTTTGCCCGCGAATCGTAGGAAATCACGGCCAGCGCGTTGTGAACGATGCCTTCCTGGCCCGTGCTGGCGAGTTTTCCTTTGCCGACGCCTTCGATCAACACCACTGTGCCGCTCAATTTGCCCTGGACGGTTTCGGTTTGTTTGAAGGTGCTGCGCCCGCCAGGACCCATTTCGATCCAACCCTCCCCTTTCCAATCGCCAAGCAGAAAATCCAGCTTCTTCATTTCTGCCGCTGAAGAGATTCCGGCGGATTGAGCCGATGCGGCAATCGGCGTCAACAACAACACAAGCAAGATGAGCTTTTTGCGCATGACATTCTCCGGGTTAGCCCCTGGCCTTCCAGGTGGAAATGGTAAAGCTGATGACGAAGGTGATGAGCAAGGTGACAATTCCATAAATCAAGCCTGTGGAAAGGATTGAACTGCTCAGTCCACCATAGAAATACGCTGAAATGGCCGAATAAATCACCAGTGCGATGGTTCCGGCGATGATTCCACTGATGAGGTTTTGTCTGACGATTTTTGGATTCATGGTTGTGTTCTCCTTGATTCCTTGACTAGCGCAAATTTGCCAGCTCAAGGTTAATTGACTACTTCTGCTGGCAATTTACGCCGAACCTGAAATGGCAAGCAGAGGCATTTTCTGAACGGTCGTTTTTAGCGACTGAACGGTGAGCAAAGTCTGCATTGGTGATTGGCAGATGGGGAAGGCTTTGCCACAATCGGGCTGCAATGAACCCACACTGGCAAAGATTCCTGGAAGAAATGCGCCGCTATGCGCGCTATTTGTTTTTAGCGCCGCTGGTCGCGTTGCTCCCGTTTCTGTTGAACCTCGCGTATTGGCGCGAGCGTGGAATCTGGCGCGGGCTGATTTCGACGCTGGTCGCCGGAATTTTTATCGGGCTGGTCATCGCATGCCTGTTTTTTTCCTTTTACGCCGCGTTGACCTGGATCAAAGTCAAAACGGGCAAGTTTTATCAAGCGCCGATGTTCACGCAAATTTTGCTGGGCAGTTTTGGCGCGTTGACGGGAATCTGGATCGTATCCGCAGTTGAAAACTGGTGGAGCGGGGAAGCCAAGCCTGCCGCGCCGCTTTTATCTCTGCTTGTGTTCAGCGGAATGATCGCTACGGCGTTTTCGCTGTATTTCGCTTACCAGCGGGCGAAGGAAGAATCGCTGGCTTCGCGCGCCGAAGTCGCCGAAGCGCGGTATCACGTTCTGGAAAACCAAATGCGTCCGCATTTTCTGTTCAATGCGCTGAACAGTTTGGCTGAGTTGATTGAATCCGGACGCGAAGACGCCGCGGAAACAACTTACAAGCTGTCGAATCTGTATCGCCGAATTTTGGCAAATTCGGGGTTGAAAACGGCTTCACTGGAATCGGAAGTGGAAATCGTCCGGGATTACCTGGAGCTTGAGCAGTTGCGGTTCGGATCGCGGCTACGGTTTGAGTTTCGTTTGCCGGAACAATGCGAGGGGATTTTTTTACCGAGTTTGATGCTGCAAACGCTGGTTGAAAATGCGATCAAGCACGGAGTTGCTCCTGCGGTTGAGGGCGGAGAAGTTCTGATTGACCTCCGACCCGAAGGCGACGGGTATGTGTTGAACGTCCAAAATTCAGGCTCGCCTCTCAAACCGGAATTGAGCGATGGAACCGGCCTGGCCAACACGCGAGCGCGGTTGGATTTGCTTTACGGCGACCGCCACGGATTCCAGCTCCAGACTAAAGGGAACCGAACGGTCGCCAGTTTTCATTTCAACGGAGAAAACCTTGGCTGAACCAAAACGAATTTTGGTCGTTGACGATGAACCGCTGGCGCGACAACGCATCGTCCGGTACATACGTGAAGCTCGCGGGGATTTTTTGATTGCGGAAGCCGAAAGCGGCATTCGCGCGGTTGAACTGATTCAATCGTTTCAGCCCGAAATCCTCTTTCTGGACATAGAGATGCCAGGGCTGAATGGGTTGGAGGTTTTACAGCAAT
This window of the Acidobacteriota bacterium genome carries:
- a CDS encoding phytanoyl-CoA dioxygenase family protein gives rise to the protein MNSIFTPQDLSVYHQPISDLISMPESVEGWQQYSLSDEQVRFFHENGYVAGVRILSDEQVEVLREQLAQLMNPASSGYELFYEYHSNESLDPAKVLFHALGAWRIQPGFHDILWHPAFVVPASQLFGGAVRFWHDQLFCKPARHGGVVAWHQDYSYWTRTTPLRHLTCWIGLDDSTRENGCVNYVPGSHLWPDFPITGLTGDMDSVRDVLPGELKAKFQPVAIELKKGECSFHHARTMHGSYANTTDQPRRATVINVFQDGVMSNSDEAPLEGVPPIPKGQKMDGQFFPLLFDPGK
- a CDS encoding histidine kinase, with the translated sequence MNPHWQRFLEEMRRYARYLFLAPLVALLPFLLNLAYWRERGIWRGLISTLVAGIFIGLVIACLFFSFYAALTWIKVKTGKFYQAPMFTQILLGSFGALTGIWIVSAVENWWSGEAKPAAPLLSLLVFSGMIATAFSLYFAYQRAKEESLASRAEVAEARYHVLENQMRPHFLFNALNSLAELIESGREDAAETTYKLSNLYRRILANSGLKTASLESEVEIVRDYLELEQLRFGSRLRFEFRLPEQCEGIFLPSLMLQTLVENAIKHGVAPAVEGGEVLIDLRPEGDGYVLNVQNSGSPLKPELSDGTGLANTRARLDLLYGDRHGFQLQTKGNRTVASFHFNGENLG
- a CDS encoding DUF1579 family protein — its product is MRKKLILLVLLLTPIAASAQSAGISSAAEMKKLDFLLGDWKGEGWIEMGPGGRSTFKQTETVQGKLSGTVVLIEGVGKGKLASTGQEGIVHNALAVISYDSRAKKYLFRAYRADGNFVDAEMTVDANTLVWGFREPQRNVEIRYTIKLNDAGQWFEVGEFSMDGKTWRKFFEMTLERVK
- a CDS encoding Gfo/Idh/MocA family oxidoreductase, whose translation is MNPPGYYQTVPSGTDANNPLPLNAEISYFGDSLIREISKADKEKYTMAAKWRVAILGLGHWYSAYNLARALPEYPKAELVAVAWHNRAQREEFANTFRIEAHEDYESVLQRKDIDIVLIAAPVSEIPELTIRAAQTGKHILLGKPMAMTVEQADQMVEAVESAKVLCMPFQSHRRLIAKEWKARIERGEIGEIVLLHQTCRWSIAEDWFHSGQPGWFVDPKHVPGGALIDEGIYWIDFFRWMTGSEIIRVEAKTANLVHKDIEVEDWGMATFTFANGVIATLEGAWTINSPQITKPSPKHNAVLRTEIIGTRGEMIHTWFREPGLAVLAAGAKEWVYERQSQEILAPAIPQPLGHLIDCLESGSPTVSNIREARNSFVVAIAAYESAQTGRPVELSWT